One window from the genome of Oryza glaberrima chromosome 3, OglaRS2, whole genome shotgun sequence encodes:
- the LOC127768481 gene encoding PHD finger protein ALFIN-LIKE 3 isoform X2, translating to MEMAPAAQVASNPRTVEDIFKDYSARRGALVRALTSDVDEFFGLCDPDKENLCLYGLANGSWEVALPAEEVPPELPEPALGINFARDGMNRRDWLSLVAVHSDSWLVSVAFFFAARLNGNERKRLFNMINDLPTVYEALVDRKHVRDRSGVDSSGKSKHSTKRTGEGQVKRSRVVAEEYEDDDEEHNETFCGTCGGLYNANEFWIGCDICERWFHGKCVRITPAKAEHIKHYKCPDCSSSSSKKTRL from the exons ATGGAAATGGCCCCCGCGGCGCAGGTGGCGTCGAACCCGCGGACGGTGGAGGACATCTTCAAGGATTactcggcgcggcgcggcgcgctcGTCCGCGCGCTCACCTCAG ATGTGGACGAGTTCTTCGGGCTCTGCGACCCAG ATAAGGAGAATTTGTGCCTGTACGGCCTCGCCAACGGGAGCTGGGAGGTGGCGctgccggcggaggaggtgccGCCGGAGCTGCCCGAGCCGGCGCTCGGCATCAACTTCGCCCGCGACGGGATGAACCGCCGGGACTGGCTCTCCCTCGTCGCCGTCCACTCCGACTCGTGGCTCGTCTCCGtcgccttcttcttcgccgcgcGGCTCAACGGAAACGAACG GAAGCGGCTCTTCAACATGATCAATGATCTACCTACTGTATATGAAGCATTGGTTGACAGGAAGCACGTCAGGGATAGGTCTGGTGTCGATAGCAGCGGAAAATCCAAACATTCAACAAAG AGAACAGGCGAAGGGCAGGTAAAGCGCTCCAGGGTTGTCGCAGAGGAgtacgaggacgacgacgaagaacaCAACGAGACATTCTGCGGAACTTGCGGTGGCCTCTACAACGCGAACGAGTTCTGGATCGGGTGCGACATCTGTGAGCGGTGGTTCCACGGCAAATGCGTCAGGATAACCCCGGCTAAGGCGGAGCACATCAAGCACTACAAGTGCCCTgactgcagcagcagctcctcCAAGAAAACCAGGCTATAG
- the LOC127768481 gene encoding PHD finger protein ALFIN-LIKE 1 isoform X1 — MLKRNGSDLIHVRVHLSRWRRDRTAQERPRGRNEPDKPGPPSPLDPVENPTGHPDLCQVSSLSGPTRIGHSSPYPSTHTNTFTQPHPLPRGSHDSPQVVGPPCQPHLACRVEPRVGTKQNRAPFTSARCNKEAKEAAGIQFSVSGSARRRRLAPSPLTGAPPPPLAAGGGIECLSVRFDGNGPRGAGGVEPADGGGHLQGLLGAARRARPRAHLRSNARLRVCLSLVCCRADVDEFFGLCDPDKENLCLYGLANGSWEVALPAEEVPPELPEPALGINFARDGMNRRDWLSLVAVHSDSWLVSVAFFFAARLNGNERKRLFNMINDLPTVYEALVDRKHVRDRSGVDSSGKSKHSTKRTGEGQVKRSRVVAEEYEDDDEEHNETFCGTCGGLYNANEFWIGCDICERWFHGKCVRITPAKAEHIKHYKCPDCSSSSSKKTRL, encoded by the exons ATGCTGAAACGGAACGGATCTGATCTGATCCACGTGCGGGTTCATCTGAGCCGTTGGCGGCGAGATCGGACGGCCCAAGAAAGGCCTCGCGGCCGCAACGAACCGGATAAACCCGGGCCTCCGTCCCCATTGGACCCGGTTGAAAACCCCACGGGCCATCCCGATCTGTGCCAGGTCAGCAGCCTATCCGGGCCCACACGCATAGGACATAGCTCCCCCTACCCATCAACTCACACCAATACTTTTACCCAACCCCACCCActtccacgtgggtcccatgacTCGCCGCAGGTTGTGGGCCCACCATGTCAGCCTCATCTCGCCTGCCGGGTAGAGCCGCGAGTCGGGACCAAACAAAACCGGGCCCCTTTTACATCGGCCCGGTGTAATAAAGAAGCGAAGGAAGCAGCCGGAATCCAGTTTTCTGTGTCCGGCTCGGCTCGTCGGCGACGCCTCGCACCGTCGCCGCTCACcggcgctcctccgccgccgctcgccgccggaggagggaTAGAGTGCTTGTCGGTGCGGTTTGATGGAAATGGCCCCCGCGGCGCAGGTGGCGTCGAACCCGCGGACGGTGGAGGACATCTTCAAGGATTactcggcgcggcgcggcgcgctcGTCCGCGCGCTCACCTCAG ATCTAACGCTAGGCTTCGCGTCTGTCTGTCTCTCGTGTGCTGCCGTGCAGATGTGGACGAGTTCTTCGGGCTCTGCGACCCAG ATAAGGAGAATTTGTGCCTGTACGGCCTCGCCAACGGGAGCTGGGAGGTGGCGctgccggcggaggaggtgccGCCGGAGCTGCCCGAGCCGGCGCTCGGCATCAACTTCGCCCGCGACGGGATGAACCGCCGGGACTGGCTCTCCCTCGTCGCCGTCCACTCCGACTCGTGGCTCGTCTCCGtcgccttcttcttcgccgcgcGGCTCAACGGAAACGAACG GAAGCGGCTCTTCAACATGATCAATGATCTACCTACTGTATATGAAGCATTGGTTGACAGGAAGCACGTCAGGGATAGGTCTGGTGTCGATAGCAGCGGAAAATCCAAACATTCAACAAAG AGAACAGGCGAAGGGCAGGTAAAGCGCTCCAGGGTTGTCGCAGAGGAgtacgaggacgacgacgaagaacaCAACGAGACATTCTGCGGAACTTGCGGTGGCCTCTACAACGCGAACGAGTTCTGGATCGGGTGCGACATCTGTGAGCGGTGGTTCCACGGCAAATGCGTCAGGATAACCCCGGCTAAGGCGGAGCACATCAAGCACTACAAGTGCCCTgactgcagcagcagctcctcCAAGAAAACCAGGCTATAG
- the LOC127768487 gene encoding 40S ribosomal protein S23 translates to MGKTRGMGAGRKLKTHRRNQRWADKAYKKSHLGNEWKKPFAGSSHAKGIVLEKIGIEAKQPNSAIRKCARVQLVKNGKKIAAFVPNDGCLNFIEENDEVLIAGFGRKGHAVGDIPGVRFKVVKVSGVSLLALFKEKKEKPRS, encoded by the exons ATGGG TAAGACACGTGGTATGGGAGCTGGGCGCAAGCTCAAGACCCACAGGAGAAACCAGAGGTGGGCCGACAAAGCATACAAGAAGAGCCATCTTGGCAATGAATGGAAGAAACCCTTTGCTGGTTCATCTCATGCAAAGGGCATTGTCCTTGAAAAGAT TGGCATTGAAGCTAAGCAGCCAAACTCTGCTATCCGTAAGTGTGCTCGTGTTCAGTTGGTGAAGAATGGGAAGAAGATAGCTGCCTTTGTGCCGAACGATGGTTGCTTGAACTTCATCGAGGAAAAT GACGAGGTGCTCATCGCTGGGTTTGGTCGTAAGGGACATGCTGTGGGAGACATTCCCGGTGTCCGTTTCAAGGTGGTGAAGGTCTCCGGCGTCTCTCTCCTCGCCCTCTtcaaggagaagaaggagaagccaAGATCTTAA